A genomic region of Actinomycetota bacterium contains the following coding sequences:
- a CDS encoding ATP-dependent Clp protease proteolytic subunit, with product MRNQLVPYVVEETNRGERSFDIFSRLLKERVIFLGTEIDDGVANLVNAQMIHLESVDPGKDINIYINSPGGSSTALLSIYDTMQYVRPDVATWCIGMAASAAAVILAAGAPGKRFALPHGTVLIHQPHGRVGGQSVDIEIHAREILRQRKVIEDILARHTGKTAEQVSKDTDRDFIMTADEAVAYGMVDEVVTSRKPKFAEAETLAAMAPSRNGDGTA from the coding sequence ATGCGGAACCAGCTCGTCCCGTACGTGGTCGAGGAGACCAACCGAGGGGAGCGGTCCTTCGACATCTTCTCCCGCCTGCTCAAGGAGCGGGTGATCTTCCTCGGGACCGAGATCGACGACGGCGTCGCGAACCTCGTGAACGCGCAGATGATCCACCTCGAGTCGGTCGATCCCGGCAAGGACATCAACATCTACATCAACTCACCCGGCGGCTCGAGCACCGCGTTGCTGTCCATCTACGACACGATGCAATACGTGCGTCCCGACGTGGCGACCTGGTGCATCGGGATGGCTGCGTCCGCAGCGGCGGTGATCCTCGCGGCGGGAGCGCCGGGGAAGCGCTTCGCGCTTCCGCACGGGACCGTGCTCATCCATCAGCCGCACGGAAGAGTAGGTGGCCAGTCGGTCGACATCGAGATCCACGCGCGCGAGATCCTGCGGCAGCGTAAGGTCATCGAGGACATCCTCGCGCGGCACACGGGCAAGACGGCCGAGCAGGTTTCCAAGGACACCGATCGCGACTTCATCATGACGGCCGATGAGGCCGTAGCGTACGGGATGGTGGACGAGGTCGTGACCTCCCGGAAGCCGAAGTTCGCTGAAGCGGAGACGCTCGCTGCGATGGCGCCGTCTCGGAACGGTGACGGAACGGCTTAG
- a CDS encoding SRPBCC domain-containing protein, with product MELIERTESFPASRDDVWAALTQSDQLSDWFGASVVELDVRPGGRLVIRDEEGVVRRALVETVEPNERLRFRWLAMEEGPGGEKWPAPATTVDIHLTETPDGTELTVVETPLLLART from the coding sequence TTGGAACTGATCGAGCGGACCGAATCGTTCCCGGCCTCGCGCGACGATGTCTGGGCGGCCCTGACCCAGTCCGATCAGCTGTCGGACTGGTTCGGCGCGTCGGTCGTCGAGCTCGACGTCCGTCCCGGCGGCCGGCTCGTCATCCGCGACGAGGAGGGCGTCGTCCGTCGCGCCCTCGTCGAAACCGTCGAACCGAACGAGCGGCTCCGTTTCCGCTGGCTCGCGATGGAGGAGGGACCCGGCGGGGAGAAGTGGCCGGCGCCGGCGACTACCGTCGACATCCACCTCACGGAGACACCCGACGGCACCGAGCTGACCGTCGTCGAGACCCCTCTTCTGCTGGCGCGCACATGA
- a CDS encoding metalloregulator ArsR/SmtB family transcription factor — protein MTGRSDPNEIFSALADETRREVVRRLSEGGETTASRLADELPVTRQAIAKHLMALEEAGLVASVRVGRENLYRFTPGPLTEAVSWIASVGGDWDGRLARLRKHLESRGNG, from the coding sequence ATGACGGGCCGGAGCGATCCGAACGAGATCTTCTCGGCGCTGGCCGACGAGACCCGGCGCGAAGTCGTGCGTCGCTTGTCGGAGGGTGGCGAAACGACCGCGAGCCGGCTGGCAGACGAGCTACCCGTCACCCGCCAAGCGATCGCGAAACATCTGATGGCTCTGGAGGAAGCCGGACTCGTCGCTTCGGTGAGGGTCGGCCGCGAGAACCTCTACCGCTTCACGCCGGGCCCGCTGACCGAAGCGGTTTCGTGGATCGCCAGCGTCGGCGGCGACTGGGACGGCAGGCTCGCGCGCCTGCGCAAGCACCTGGAGAGCCGCGGGAACGGTTGA
- the rpsT gene encoding 30S ribosomal protein S20 — protein sequence MANIKSQIKRIRTNERARVRNVATRSKLRTQARRFQEALKAGDRERAQVALREALRAYDKAAADGVIHKNNAANHKAKLAKAFNSAD from the coding sequence ATGGCAAACATCAAGAGTCAGATCAAGCGCATCCGCACGAACGAGCGCGCTCGCGTGCGCAACGTCGCGACCCGCTCGAAGCTGCGCACGCAGGCCCGGCGGTTCCAGGAGGCCCTCAAAGCCGGGGACCGCGAGAGGGCCCAGGTTGCGTTGCGTGAGGCTCTCCGCGCCTACGACAAGGCGGCGGCCGACGGCGTGATCCACAAGAACAACGCGGCCAACCACAAGGCCAAGCTCGCCAAGGCCTTCAACTCGGCCGACTAA
- the lepA gene encoding translation elongation factor 4, producing MPEQARTRNFCIVAHIDHGKSTLADRILEITHAVADRDMRAQYLDRMDLERERGITIKAAAVRLSYDSNDGANYELNLIDTPGHVDFSYEVSRALNACEGAVLLVDASQGIEAQTLANLHLAIEADLEVIPVVNKIDLPSAQPEKVAQELQQVIGCELEDILFVSGKTGEGVQELLEAIVRRVPPPTGDPVAQPRGLIFDSTYDQYRGVIAYVRVVDGNLFKGQRIRMMATGAVHDLEEVGALAPDPTPLQTLGAGEVGYFIGGIKNIRDAKVGDTITDAQRPASEPLAGYREPKPMVYAGLFPVAGDDYPDLRDALERLALNDAALVYEPETSKALGFGFRCGFLGLLHMEITRERLEREFDLELVTTAPNVAYRVILTTDEVITVRNPSDLPDPSHIEKIEEPMVSALILAPGEYVGTLMEMCQSRRGILDGMNYLSADRVELRYRLPLAEIIFDFFDQLKARTRGYASLDYEHVGYQPAELVRVDILLHNDPVDAFSAIVHRDRAYTYGRAMVSKLRELIPRQMFDVPLQAAIGSRIIARETVKAKRKDVLAKCYGGDITRKRKLLEKQKAGKRRMKQIGSVEVPQEAFIAALQVGGGGVTDDKKGDK from the coding sequence ATGCCCGAACAAGCCCGAACCCGGAACTTCTGCATCGTGGCTCACATCGACCACGGCAAATCGACGCTCGCCGACCGGATCCTCGAGATCACCCACGCCGTCGCCGACCGCGACATGCGCGCGCAATACCTCGACCGGATGGACCTCGAGCGCGAGCGGGGGATCACGATCAAGGCGGCGGCCGTCCGCCTCTCCTACGACTCGAACGACGGGGCGAACTACGAGTTGAACCTGATCGATACGCCGGGCCACGTCGATTTCTCCTACGAGGTGTCGCGCGCGCTGAACGCCTGCGAGGGCGCCGTGCTGCTCGTCGACGCGAGCCAGGGGATCGAGGCCCAGACGCTCGCCAACCTCCACCTCGCGATCGAGGCCGACCTCGAGGTCATCCCGGTGGTGAACAAGATCGATCTTCCCTCGGCGCAGCCGGAGAAGGTCGCGCAAGAGCTGCAGCAGGTGATCGGCTGCGAGCTCGAGGACATCCTCTTCGTGTCCGGCAAGACCGGCGAGGGCGTGCAGGAGCTGCTCGAGGCCATCGTGCGGCGCGTCCCGCCCCCGACGGGGGATCCGGTCGCCCAGCCTCGCGGGCTGATCTTCGACTCGACCTACGACCAGTACCGCGGCGTGATCGCGTACGTGCGTGTCGTGGACGGGAACCTCTTCAAGGGGCAGCGCATCCGGATGATGGCGACCGGGGCCGTGCACGACCTCGAGGAAGTGGGGGCCCTCGCCCCCGACCCGACGCCGTTGCAAACGCTGGGAGCCGGCGAGGTCGGGTACTTCATCGGCGGCATCAAGAACATCCGCGACGCGAAGGTCGGCGACACGATCACCGACGCGCAGCGTCCCGCGAGCGAGCCGCTCGCCGGCTACCGCGAGCCCAAGCCGATGGTGTACGCGGGCCTGTTCCCGGTCGCCGGCGACGACTACCCGGACCTTCGCGACGCCCTCGAGCGGCTCGCGCTGAACGACGCAGCGCTCGTCTACGAACCGGAGACGTCGAAGGCACTCGGTTTCGGGTTCCGCTGCGGGTTCCTGGGTCTGCTCCACATGGAGATCACGCGCGAGCGCCTCGAGCGGGAGTTCGACCTCGAGCTGGTCACCACCGCGCCCAACGTGGCCTACCGCGTGATCCTCACGACCGACGAGGTCATCACCGTCCGCAACCCCTCCGACCTGCCCGACCCCAGCCACATCGAGAAGATCGAGGAGCCCATGGTTTCCGCACTGATCCTCGCGCCCGGCGAGTACGTCGGCACGCTGATGGAGATGTGCCAGTCGCGGCGCGGGATCCTCGACGGGATGAACTACCTGTCGGCCGACCGGGTCGAGCTGCGGTACCGGCTCCCCCTGGCCGAGATCATCTTCGACTTCTTCGACCAGCTGAAGGCCCGGACGCGTGGATACGCGTCGCTCGACTACGAGCACGTCGGGTACCAGCCGGCCGAGCTGGTGCGCGTCGACATCCTGCTGCACAACGACCCAGTGGATGCGTTCAGCGCGATCGTGCACAGGGACCGCGCGTACACGTACGGGCGCGCGATGGTGTCGAAGCTGCGCGAGCTGATCCCGCGGCAGATGTTCGACGTCCCGCTGCAGGCGGCGATCGGGAGCCGGATCATCGCGCGCGAGACGGTGAAAGCGAAGCGCAAGGACGTGCTCGCGAAATGCTACGGCGGCGACATCACCCGCAAGCGCAAGCTGCTCGAGAAGCAGAAGGCCGGTAAGCGGCGCATGAAGCAGATCGGCTCCGTCGAGGTGCCACAGGAGGCCTTCATCGCGGCGCTGCAGGTCGGCGGCGGCGGGGTCACCGACGACAAGAAGGGGGACAAGTGA
- the hemW gene encoding radical SAM family heme chaperone HemW gives MTAVSPVVDSLEPRADVVHLAPAFGIYVHIPYCISRCPYCDFNTYVGIEDTAPEYVDALLREAGAWAERAGAREAGSIFIGGGTPSLLDPTLMRKLLDGLRATFPVSSAAEITIEANPETVDVERLSGFRAAGVNRISFGAQSFRADVLATLGRAHTAERTEVAVREAREAGFDNLNLDLIYGTPGESFDDWRMSMEKAIALEPEHISAYALTIEEGTAFGADVASGRMPAPDDDDQAAKYELALGLLAAAGYEHYEISNWAKPGRACRHNLLYWNQGEYAGLGAGAHGHLDAARVWNEKAPRTYIERAPDARAGEERLAEAARHDEWLQLRLRLVAGLDIDEASRRTGRDLSPALEHLERAGLVALANGVAKLTRRGLLLQSEVALRMT, from the coding sequence GTGACCGCGGTCTCGCCGGTCGTCGACTCTCTCGAGCCCCGCGCCGACGTGGTGCACCTCGCGCCGGCCTTCGGCATCTACGTTCACATCCCGTACTGCATATCGCGCTGTCCATACTGCGACTTCAACACCTACGTCGGCATCGAGGACACCGCGCCCGAGTACGTGGACGCGTTGCTCCGGGAAGCGGGCGCGTGGGCGGAACGCGCCGGAGCCCGTGAAGCCGGATCGATCTTCATCGGCGGTGGTACGCCGTCGCTGCTCGACCCCACGCTGATGCGGAAGCTGCTCGACGGGCTGCGCGCGACGTTCCCCGTGAGCAGCGCCGCCGAGATCACGATCGAGGCGAACCCAGAAACCGTCGACGTCGAGCGGCTGAGCGGGTTCCGTGCCGCGGGCGTGAACCGCATCTCGTTCGGAGCGCAATCGTTCCGCGCCGACGTGCTGGCTACGCTCGGGCGGGCGCACACGGCGGAGCGAACGGAGGTCGCCGTGCGGGAAGCGCGCGAAGCCGGGTTCGACAATCTCAACCTGGACCTCATCTACGGCACCCCGGGCGAGAGCTTCGACGACTGGCGCATGTCGATGGAGAAGGCGATCGCGCTCGAGCCCGAGCACATCAGCGCCTACGCGCTGACGATCGAGGAAGGGACCGCCTTCGGGGCGGATGTCGCTTCCGGACGCATGCCGGCGCCCGACGACGACGACCAGGCGGCGAAGTACGAGCTTGCGCTGGGCCTGCTCGCCGCGGCGGGCTACGAGCACTACGAGATCTCCAACTGGGCGAAGCCGGGTCGCGCATGCCGGCACAACCTCTTGTACTGGAACCAAGGAGAGTACGCAGGGCTCGGCGCCGGGGCGCACGGGCATCTGGACGCCGCACGGGTATGGAACGAGAAGGCGCCGCGTACCTACATCGAACGGGCTCCGGACGCGCGAGCGGGGGAGGAGCGCCTGGCCGAGGCCGCCCGGCACGACGAATGGCTCCAGCTACGGCTGCGTCTCGTCGCCGGCCTCGATATCGACGAAGCGTCCCGGCGGACCGGACGCGATCTCTCCCCGGCGCTGGAGCACCTCGAGCGAGCCGGGCTCGTCGCGCTCGCAAACGGAGTAGCGAAACTCACGCGCCGTGGCCTGCTCCTCCAGTCCGAGGTCGCGCTTCGCATGACCTAG
- the hrcA gene encoding heat-inducible transcriptional repressor HrcA, which yields MADPVSKRALGARQAAILSAIVREYIRSGEPVGSKHLVGRYRLDVSSATVRNDMSLLEELGYLAQPHTSAGRIPTDQGYRWFVDTVGPPKLAESQQRELTDALGEPADLDSKLVRASDVLSHFTRYAAAVLTPNLQGSHLRHLDLAWLGPRLVVAVLIGDGGRVEKRMFELDADVSERDVEHLAHEVNRELVGVGLEDAKPRLAAMAKRASTKDRGLLAGVSDAVTHMIEAERRVFVGGTSNFAADETLSSERETLRRVYETMERHTEILRLLEEAIRPVSVRIGTEHQVEDLYSLSVVAAPYELGTEGGGTLGVIGPTRMDYLRAMAIVSAVARTLETSLRELDR from the coding sequence ATGGCCGACCCGGTTTCGAAACGCGCGCTCGGGGCCCGGCAGGCGGCGATCCTGTCGGCGATCGTTCGCGAATACATCCGGTCCGGCGAGCCCGTCGGGTCCAAGCACCTCGTCGGCCGTTACCGGCTCGACGTGTCCAGCGCGACCGTCCGCAACGACATGTCGCTGCTCGAGGAGCTCGGTTACCTCGCCCAGCCGCACACCAGCGCCGGCCGGATCCCGACGGACCAGGGGTACCGGTGGTTCGTCGACACGGTCGGGCCGCCGAAGCTGGCGGAGAGCCAGCAGCGCGAACTGACCGACGCGCTCGGCGAGCCGGCCGACCTCGACTCCAAGCTCGTCCGCGCGTCCGACGTCCTGTCGCACTTCACGCGCTACGCCGCGGCCGTGCTGACGCCTAACCTGCAGGGAAGCCATCTCCGCCACCTCGACCTGGCGTGGCTCGGGCCGCGACTCGTCGTCGCGGTGCTGATCGGCGACGGCGGGAGGGTCGAGAAGCGTATGTTCGAGCTCGACGCCGACGTCAGCGAGCGCGACGTCGAGCACCTCGCGCACGAGGTGAACCGCGAGCTCGTGGGCGTCGGGCTCGAAGACGCCAAGCCCAGGCTCGCGGCGATGGCCAAGCGCGCGTCCACCAAGGATCGCGGACTGCTCGCCGGCGTTTCGGACGCGGTCACCCACATGATCGAGGCCGAGCGCCGTGTGTTCGTCGGCGGCACGTCGAACTTCGCCGCGGACGAGACGCTCTCCTCGGAGCGTGAGACGTTGCGCCGTGTGTACGAGACGATGGAACGCCACACCGAGATCCTCCGTCTCCTCGAAGAGGCGATCCGTCCGGTGAGCGTGCGCATCGGCACGGAGCATCAGGTCGAGGACCTCTATTCGCTGAGCGTGGTTGCCGCGCCGTACGAGCTCGGCACCGAGGGCGGGGGCACGCTCGGCGTGATCGGCCCGACGCGGATGGACTACCTGCGTGCGATGGCGATCGTCTCGGCGGTCGCCCGGACGCTGGAGACGTCGCTGCGTGAGCTCGACCGGTAG
- the dnaJ gene encoding molecular chaperone DnaJ, giving the protein MAADHYQVLGVERGASADEIKRAYRDLARRYHPDANPDPAAAERIKEINVAYEVLSDPGKRERYDLYGDGGAPSLGGFGDLGDIMESFFGSAFGGRTRTRSRPGQPSRGADLSLRIEVDFAEAVFGTTDSVKINILRSCERCTGSGCEPGTFRIRCATCGGSGEQRTQQRSIFGTVVSTRPCAACRGEGEVPADPCRDCRGLGRIHREEQIEVAVPAGIADGQALRLDGRGEAGHRGGPAGDLYVQVSVRPHDLFARDGDDLFCSLTIPFTVAALGAEVPVPTLDGDESLRIPGGTQPGTMLRLRGKGVPRLGGRGRGDLIVQLTVDVPTKLGGEERALVEKLAEMRGERTGEVKGILGRLKDAFKAGR; this is encoded by the coding sequence ATGGCCGCCGACCACTACCAGGTTCTGGGCGTCGAACGAGGCGCTTCGGCCGATGAGATAAAGCGCGCGTACCGCGATCTCGCGCGGCGATATCACCCGGACGCGAACCCCGACCCGGCGGCGGCCGAGCGGATCAAAGAGATCAACGTCGCGTACGAGGTGCTCTCCGACCCAGGGAAGCGCGAACGCTACGACCTGTACGGCGACGGCGGGGCGCCGTCCCTGGGCGGGTTCGGGGATCTCGGCGACATCATGGAGTCGTTCTTCGGGTCCGCGTTCGGCGGGCGTACACGGACCCGGTCCCGGCCCGGTCAGCCGTCGCGCGGCGCCGATCTCTCGCTCCGGATCGAGGTCGACTTCGCGGAAGCCGTCTTCGGGACGACCGACTCGGTGAAGATCAACATCCTGCGCTCCTGCGAGCGTTGCACCGGGAGCGGATGCGAACCCGGAACCTTCCGCATCCGATGTGCGACGTGCGGCGGTTCCGGCGAGCAGCGCACCCAGCAGCGATCGATCTTCGGGACCGTCGTGTCGACCCGCCCCTGCGCCGCGTGCCGGGGCGAAGGCGAGGTGCCGGCCGACCCGTGCCGGGATTGCCGCGGGTTGGGCCGGATCCACCGCGAGGAGCAGATCGAGGTGGCCGTCCCTGCCGGGATCGCCGACGGTCAGGCCTTGCGGCTCGACGGACGCGGTGAGGCCGGCCACCGGGGCGGCCCGGCGGGCGATCTGTACGTTCAGGTCTCCGTGCGGCCGCACGACCTCTTCGCCCGCGACGGCGACGATCTGTTCTGCTCGCTGACGATCCCGTTCACGGTCGCGGCGCTCGGCGCGGAAGTTCCGGTGCCGACGCTCGACGGCGACGAGTCGCTCCGGATCCCGGGGGGAACCCAGCCGGGCACGATGCTCCGGCTCCGCGGCAAGGGCGTGCCGCGCCTGGGCGGCCGCGGCCGCGGCGATCTGATCGTCCAGCTGACCGTGGACGTCCCGACCAAGCTCGGCGGCGAGGAGCGAGCCCTCGTCGAGAAGCTCGCCGAGATGCGCGGCGAACGAACCGGCGAGGTGAAGGGCATCCTCGGCCGCCTCAAGGACGCGTTCAAGGCCGGGCGGTGA